Within Sorghum bicolor cultivar BTx623 chromosome 2, Sorghum_bicolor_NCBIv3, whole genome shotgun sequence, the genomic segment GTAACTCTATTTAATAAGggtaaaagaaaaaatatcacCTAATTAATGACACCTTAGTAAGTACAATCATATCTTAAACGACTTCTAAAACTGGTATGGAGGAAGTATaacttttaatatatatttagacaTAAACTATATGTAGGTGCATaccaaaaacaaaagaaaaataaatagaacaacttataatttagaacgaaAGCAAGAACAACGATATCTGAAAAATACAATATAAAATTATATATTGATCTTGTgttgcaaagttttttttttaggaTCTTTACGTTGCAAAGTTATTATCCATTCCTAATTTGTGTATGCCCACACTCTCATGTATGGCCTAGTGGGCCGTTATCCGGGCTTACTCACAATTTGATTCACGTAAGCTGGGCCACTGTCAGGACGCGaatgtcgaagcggcaccagcACCGCCTCGCCGCGGgcccgcgccgccgtcgccggcggTGGCCGGTACGCCCGCACAGTTCCGCAGGCAGCCGATGCTCCCGCGCTTCGCCAAGCCGCTCCGCTACGACCTGCGCATCCGCCCCGACCTCGTCGCCTGCACCTTCTCGGGCACCGCTGCCGTCGCCGTCGCTGTCTCCGCGCCCACCCGCTTCCTCGTCCTCAACGCCGCCGACCTCTCAGTCGACAGAGCCTCCATCCGTTTCCGGGTACGTACGCGCCGACCAAACTctcgagaagaaaaaaaaaatgttgcCATCTATTTGCCCTTCCCTTGGCGCCAAATATATCATCTCGGATGCCGGTCCGGGGCCGGGTTTTGCAGGATTTGGCGCCTAAGGAGGTGGTGTTTTTCGATGACGACGAGATCCTGGTGCTCGGATTCTTCAAGGACCTGCCACTGGGTGAGGGAGTGCTCAGTATGAAATTTAATGGCACGCTCAACGACCAGATGAGGGGGTTCTACCGGAGGTATGGGTTTCCTCTGATCCTAAACTTTTTTTTGGCACTTAAATTGAGCGTTGCTGAAATGGAGAAAGGTCAAACTTATTGCCTTTGCTGGTACGAGAGACTTGTAGTCATGTCTTTAATCCTTTAGTTGTATTAGCTCCGAAAATTTGTGAGCTCTATGGCACGATCATGATAACATAGTCTAAAGTTAACAAACTTTGATCTCGCTGTTTGCACATACTTACTTGTTCTACCATCATTGATGGTATCCAATCAATGCCAACTAGGCACTTGCTATGTTATCAAGAAGCATGCAGTTCAGGAAGTTGCTTCTTTGAACGAGCTACTAAatgggagttttttttttttaaaaaaaattgtgttCGATTCATATCCATTTTGTTCATTTCTTTTCTTCATTCTTTTAAGTGTTTCTTTTTTCTGCGCTAATAACTCTGAGTGCTGTTTGATGCAGTAAGTACCAGTATAAGGGAAAGATGAAGAATATGGCAGCGACACAATTTGAGTCTGTGGATGCTCGGCGGTGCTTCCCATGCTGGGATGAGCCTGCATTCAAGGTGATTATAGTACTTAAATGAAATATCTAATAATCTGGGTTTGCTCCTTCAGGTGTTTCATCTATTAGGCTTTTGTGCTCTGAGCATCATTTTTGTTGCACTTAAAAGGAGTACATATATTATAGCAAGTTCTACTCCAACCTGTAGCTTTATGCTCCTCTCAGTCTCATGTACGCATGCCTAATAAAATATCAAATATGTGATTTCTTACATTTCCATTTTTCTGTGTCTATTTTTAGGCGAAGTTCAAGCTAACACTTGAAGTATCAGTTGGGATGGTGGCATTGTCCAATATGCCAATAGCTAGTCAGACAGTTGCTGGTCCTATCAAGACTGTTCGCTATGTGGAATCACCTCTTATGTCGACTTATTTAGTGGCTATAGTTGTTGGTTTGCTTGAATATATAGAGGGTGTAACACCAGAAGGTATCAACTCACTTTTCTTGTGTTACTTTGACATGTATCATCTTTTGTTAAGGAACATTAGGGGTGAGCCCCTACTggataaatatataaataataaaataaagaatatgAACATGCACAAAAGTTGGTATCAACTTCTTTTTTCCCCTTTGcgttccattttcttaatcttgTTTATTAATTGTATAAAGGCACAAAAGTTCGTGTGTACACTCAAGTTGGCAAGAGTAACCAAGGGAAGTTTGCACTGGATGTTGGAATCAAGTCATTGCATCTTTATAAAGAGTACGACCAACCACACTCTTGCTAGTAAACAAGCTTGCAGAATCATAACAAAAGTTTATGAATAGTCGTGGTTACAATAGGATAGAACCACTAATATAATGTTCATTTTCTCCACTTTTTAGTTACTTTGGTACTCCTTATCCGCTTCCCAAATTGGATATGGTTGCCATCCCTGATTTTGCTGCCGGAGCTATGGAGAACTATGGACTGGTTACTTTCCGTGAAGTGGCTTTGCTTTTTGATGAGGAGTCTTCAGGGGAATCCAGCAAACAGAGTGTACCTTTCATAACTCAGACTCTTTGTTATATAACTTCCCACTATCTAGCTTTCACTTGTTATAAATGATGAATTACTACCATATTTGAGAATCAGATTATACTTTAATTTCTATAATCAAATACAGGTCAATTAATTGCATTGAATTCATAGTTCGATCAGTCACTTCAGGTGATTGAATACCAGGTGTACAGATGTTCTTGCTTTAGTGATCTCAACATTTCTTTGTTTTAGATTGCAATTACTGTAGCACATGAGCTGGCTCATCAGTGGTTTGGCAATCTTGTAACCATGGAGTGGTGGACTCATTTGTGGCTAAATGAAGGTTTTGCTACATGGGTAATCAATTTTAGATCCTAACATTTCAAATTTTCAGTCTGTAGGCTGCCTATATATATTGAGTAAATAGACTTTTCTTTTAACAGATGAGTAGTCTAGCTGTAGATTCTTTCTTTCCGCAATGGAATATCTGGACACAATTCCTTGATGACACAACCGCTGGTCTcaaattggattcacttcaAGAGTCTCACCCTATTGAGGTAACCCCGCTTTGGGATTTACTATGAGCTATGGCCCTGATTCAATAGTTTGAAAATTAGTTGTGTTTCTACATTTGAGTTCATTGTGGTGCACAATTGTTGATAGTTAAAATAGCAATGATAGATATGATAAACTTTTGTGTCCTCACATTAAAACATGGCATGCGTGCGTTTAACGCAGCGCACGCCCACGCCCTGTTGGAGCTTGCTTGCTCATCACTACGACTACGAGCCTTCGCTCCCTATAGGTCCAAGGTCCACCGTGACAACATATAAGGTTTTGGGACCAACTCAACCAAAAAGACTAGCCTGATAGGTGAGGACTTCTCCCACCTTATATGTTATGTTCTCCCACCATCAATTACCGATGTGGGACTAAACCCCAACAATCTCCCCCTCACTCACACATTGGGGTGGTCCTTGCCACCTCCTGTGACCTTTCCGAGATTGGATGGAGCTCTTGCTCCCCTGGTTTGGGACTAAACCCTGACAATCTCCCCCTCAGTCACACATTGGTGTGGTCCTGGCCACCTCATGTGATCTTTCTGAGATTGGATGGAGCTCTTGCTCCCTTGGTTTAGATTTCTGACCTCGGGTACCAGCTTCGATACCAATTGTTGGATCTGGCTTGCTCGACACTATGAGGCTATGAGCCTTTGCTCCCCATAGGTCCCAGGTCCACTGGAGCTAACAACATACAAGGTTTTGGGTCCAACTCAACCCAAAAGATTAGCCTGATAGGTGAGGACTTTCCCCACCTTATATGTTATGCTCCCCCACCATCGATTACCGATGTGGGACTAAACCCCAACACGccccacctctctctctctctctctctctcagaaGGCATCGTCttccacctctctctctctctctcagattCTTGGCCGCCAACTCTGGCGAGCTCCTCCCTAGCGGTCATGCCCGCGCCCCCACcggagttgaagaagaagaagatgactgcTAGGGTTCTGGCAAGGAGCTCGCGGGCATTAGAGACGAGGAGTTCACCACCCTTAGGGTTCCAGTGAGGCAAGATATCCATCATCACGACTAGGCGATGGGGACGACGGCTTTAGGGTGCTTGAAAGGTCctcatatggctagaggggggtgaatagcctatttaaaatctacaaaatcactagagcaaatggttagtaaataacaaggcgaagctttttgctctagctctaattgaGGGTTGCAGGCCACCTATCCACAAATTCtagttgctaatatcactaggcacacaaaggctaagtctctacaagctacactagtgagcTTAACTACACAAGACTAAACTAGCAACTAATTAACTACACTACTTTGCGGGAAAGTAAATGAGTGGGTGtaaactttataccgccgtgtaggggatgaagcAATCACCAATATGAACAATCAAGTATcaagagaatgccaatcaaacacaattgagacactgatttttctcccaaggttcacgtgcttgccggcacgctagtccccgttgtgtcgaccaacacttggtggttcggcggctaagaggtgtagcacgaacctcgtcctcactaggataacgtaagaacctacccacaatgtggtggctcaatgacacgcgcaatccactagagttgcctttTGCGCTTCGCCAGGGAAAgcacaaaacccctcacaatcgcaCGCGTCCGATGGTGCTGAATCGGACGCACCGCAGCGTTCGACGCACACAGCCTCAGCGCACGCTCGCGACCTTGCTAACGTCAGTATTCACGGGACGCGGGAACAGTGACTGAGACGCGTCTGAAGCTCACCCGTCGGATGCTCCGACGCGCACCTTTCACTCGCGCCAAAGACCGAGagtacaccggacgctggcccagTGTCCGACGCTGCCGAGTCCAGCGTTCggtgcgagaaacactcccgcgacttcgcCAAATTtttcaccggcgcaatagagaaTATGCATATCATTTTCTCAGGAAGAGAGATACCCAACTCCTCTCCATCACTTCAACCCTTGCTCAAACGtgctaaccaccaagtgttCCACCTTGTGCACGTGCGTTAGcatattttcacaaacattttcaaggGTTAGGTTAGCTCACTAAGTTCTAAAtgaatgcacatgaacaatgactcctaatggcacttgataaccgcttagccgaaAAATTCCTacctttatagtacgactatctatcctaaatgtgatcacaccctctatggtgtcttgatcaccaaaaccaaaaccctaagcaatacctttgccttgatcttcatagggttttgtttttctctttcttctttaccaagttgagcacttgatcatcttgtggtcatcaccatcatcaccatgatcatctctagcTCCTtttacttggcatgtaccaaccttatcTAATCTACACACTTAGCATGAAGGTTAGTACTTGGGTTTcaccaattatccaaaaccaaacttgggctttcaatcctgGCGGTGGTGAAGGCAGTTGGGCCAGGGCGGCAGTGGGAagtgggtgggtgggtgggggggggggagacTGCCGCAGTCGCGTTAGGGTTTCACTGAGCTTGGGTGAAACCCTAGCGTGCCGCGGTAGGGCGGTGGGCAGCGGTGGGGGCGAGGGGCGCCGGAGAGGGAGAAGACGACAAAAGATGCCGCACGCGAGAGGAAGAAGGTGGGGGAGGTGTGCGAGGAAGAGGCGGCTGTGCGGCTGGCCTAATGCACGCACAGCCGTGCCCGTGCGTTAGCAGCGTCCTTAAAACATTTGGCTATTGAAGTACCgtcctttttctttctttttattagtTTCCTTTCAGTTAATGCTAGTTCTACCTGGGCACAAACATGGGTGTTAGAATCTTCTTGGACTTGGGTGTCTGATTTGGCAAGATACTTTTGCACATGGCAAATAGCACTTGAAATCAGACAGAAGTGTCTGGTTGTGATGTGGGTGTTCAGCCTCAGACTTGGGAAAAAAATTATGGGCTCAGGTGTCCTTAATAACACTTGTTAGATAGTACTTTCTtgtcttttcttttcctttccttTTAGTTGGAATTTTGGGAATAAATCCCagcctttatttatttatggatTTGGACCAACTCCCTTACCTGGTATCGAACTTGGGCTAAGAGGGTCACAAAACCTTTTCTGTCCAGGAACCCATCCTGACCTTACTCTTGATCTGTCTATGGAATATAAATTAGAGAATAACTGTAGTGCATTTTCTTTATAAAAAACCCGTACAACTTATGGACCATTTTCAACAATTAAATCCATTACTTGGATGTTGACAGGTTTTCGAAAAAATTACTTAGATGTTGACACTGAATTTTTCCTTTGTCTAGGTACTGGCTTGTGATTCATTTTGCTAACAATATTCTTTTTTTCCCACTAGGTTGAAATACATCATGCCAGTGAAGTTGATGAAATTTTTGATGCCATAAGCTACGATAAGGGTGCTTCTGTTATTCGCATGCTACAGAATTACCTTGGTGCAGAGCGTTTTCAGGTTTGGATTTGCTCTCCTTGGGACTCTGTTTCATTATTCGATCCTTAATATTCTGCAATGCCTTGAGTCAGCGTCTTCTGCTTTATTATGCTGTTCAAAATTGTACGGAATCACCATCTCTTTACCTTGTATTTTGATATCAATTATCAACAGTCTCGTCTCATTTTTATCTCTTCATTTAGTTGCTACATTGGTGCACATGTTGTTAATCCAGTGCAGTCTGTGAATTGTCATGAACaatattttttctctctttttttcctcCGAAAATGATGTTTTATAGACGAAATCTGGATGCTCTAATTGGTTAGGGAACATGCTATTCCAAACCTGGGGCGCAATCATGCCGACCATTTTGGTTTGGGCACTCAAAAACCATGTTTGTTATGTTCTATCTATGTTTTCAGTGGCACAGTATTGTTTCTTTCAAACTTGCCCTACCCATGTTTGATGCATTTTGCAGAACCTATGAATTGGTTTACTTGTTTTATTACTCAAATAGACTAAATTTGGACGATTGGTAGATGAGAAATATGGAGTAGAGAAATCGATTAATTAAGTGACAATAGTCTATAGGAAGTCACTGAAAGGAGTTTTTCATAGCCGTTATCAAGGATATTGTTTTTCCTTTAATTTAAAGCCCTGGGATTGTTTTTCCTTTAATTTAAAGCCCTGGGATATGTTTATGTTACTGTTGGATTCCAATTGTGTTATTGTAGTGTGCACAAGTTTAAAAACCAAAACTGTTAAGAAAGAATGGCCAAGTAAGCTATAGCTGTCTTTCACTCATTCTTTTATTGCGAGTCATCTTTGATTTTTATCTGTATCCGACTTATGCTTTTCTGATATTTATGTTATTTAGTGAAAACTGATTTTTTCCTGCCTTTTTCCGTCCAGTTCTGTTTGCTTTTGCTCTCTGGTTTCTTGAGTAATTCTTCTAATACTTCTCATTGTGCTAAATGTGGGGAAATAATCTACTCTTTCAGAAAGCATTGGCTTCATATATAAAAAAGTTTGCCTACTCAAATGCTAAAACTGAGGACCTGTGGGCTGTTCTTGAAGAGAAATCTGGCGAACCTGTCAAGAATATGATGACTACATGGACAAAGCAACAAGGGTACCCTGTTATTAATGCAAAGCTTCAAGGGAATTATCTAGAACTTGAACAGGTTTTTATAATACATTGTCCTTCCTGTGTGATCTTTGCATTCATCAACATGTGAAGTGGTGAATTGAGTGtcaaaatattattattctaaTGTAAAATTTAGCATGCTAGTTCATTGATCTGTGAATTTCTGTTGTTTGCTTCAGCCTTTATGAAGTTACTGTTTCTTTTGTTGCAGGCACAGTTTTTGTTAGATGGGTCCTTTGGGCCCCGAATGTGGATTGTCCCTATAACTGCAGGCTGTGGCTCATATTATACACAGAAAAAATTTCTACTGAAAGGCAAAAGTGATAGGCTGGATATAAGAGACATTGTTTCACAGTGTGGTAACCAACAGAAGGGCGGAGACTTTTGGATTAAGTTGAACATTAATCAAACAGGATTCTATAGAGTTCAATACGACGATAAACTTGCAGCTGCACTTCAAAATGCATTGCAGGCCAAGAAGATCTCTGTAATGGATAAAATTGGTAAGGACCACATGTGATACTGTTAATTTTCTTATCACTATTTTAGTGACAAGTATCATAACATTAGCATTGCAGGCATTGTGGAAGATTCACTGGCCTTATCTATGGCCGGCAAACAAACCTTAACATCATTGCTAAGTTTACTGTATGCTTACCGTGGGGAGGCTGATTACAGTGTTCTTTCACACATAATTACTGTATGTAAATCTTGTATAACCAATCAATTCCTGAATTCCATGATCTTGAATATTTTGATTTGAAGATATTTTTCAAGCTATTTCCTTTCGCTTTTCACAGGTGAGTTTAAGTATTGCTAAAATATCGGTTGATGCTACTCCTGGATTGGTTGGTGACATCAAACAACTTCTGATCAAGCTTCTTCTGCCACCTGCTGTGTATGTCAAACCATGTCTTACATTGCCTGCTTCTGAATCAGTTTAATTGTCATTGCGTGGAAAGTCATCTTGTTTCTGTTTGCGCGTTTGCTATTGCTAACATGCCTTGTTATACAGTCAGATGCAGTGTTTCATAGTACTGTCTGTTTACCAACATAGACTTTGCCACATGACAGTctccttgtttttttttc encodes:
- the LOC8054615 gene encoding aminopeptidase M1-C, producing MHSLPSLSTSSVPTDLTRAWCVCHSASSRLCQIERDRERERTTKRTMQRLPTATAAGGGGAGIASSLLVVALLLLVPVLPGASGGDAGPPLGGRKMGFAGEAAGVPARYFNKDANVEAAPAPPRRGPAPPSPAVAGTPAQFRRQPMLPRFAKPLRYDLRIRPDLVACTFSGTAAVAVAVSAPTRFLVLNAADLSVDRASIRFRDLAPKEVVFFDDDEILVLGFFKDLPLGEGVLSMKFNGTLNDQMRGFYRSKYQYKGKMKNMAATQFESVDARRCFPCWDEPAFKAKFKLTLEVSVGMVALSNMPIASQTVAGPIKTVRYVESPLMSTYLVAIVVGLLEYIEGVTPEGTKVRVYTQVGKSNQGKFALDVGIKSLHLYKDYFGTPYPLPKLDMVAIPDFAAGAMENYGLVTFREVALLFDEESSGESSKQSIAITVAHELAHQWFGNLVTMEWWTHLWLNEGFATWMSSLAVDSFFPQWNIWTQFLDDTTAGLKLDSLQESHPIEVEIHHASEVDEIFDAISYDKGASVIRMLQNYLGAERFQKALASYIKKFAYSNAKTEDLWAVLEEKSGEPVKNMMTTWTKQQGYPVINAKLQGNYLELEQAQFLLDGSFGPRMWIVPITAGCGSYYTQKKFLLKGKSDRLDIRDIVSQCGNQQKGGDFWIKLNINQTGFYRVQYDDKLAAALQNALQAKKISVMDKIGIVEDSLALSMAGKQTLTSLLSLLYAYRGEADYSVLSHIITVSLSIAKISVDATPGLVGDIKQLLIKLLLPPAVNLGWDPKKGESHLNSLLRPVLLVALVKLGHDKTINEGVRRFSIFAHDRNTSLLPPDTRKAAYFAAMQIVTTSHRSAYNDLLKVYKESDEAEERGRVLSTLCYCKDKNIVLESLNLLFTNEFRKQDTYYVLQGLAVETRDAAWVWLKTNWDRMAKMYGDTQEGSFIRYVTTLFTSNEKAAEFSSFFATRKKPEFQRTLKQSLENIRISARWIQGIKREPRLAQTVQDLLRRP